GGCTAATGGCTAGCGGTCTGCTGCTGGGCGGAGGAGGAATTGCGACCGCTGCCGATGAGAAAATGAATGTCCTGTTGATCGTTTCAGACGACCTGACCAACAACGCTTTGGGGTGCTATGGCAGCCGTTTGGGACGCACTCCCCACATTGACCGTTTGGCCTCGCGCGGCGTCCGCTTTGACCGCGCCTACTGTCAATTCCCGTTGTGCAATCCCAGCCGGGCCAGTTTCATGACGGGCCTGCGACCAGACCATACTCGGGTCCACGATAATGCCGTTCACTTCCGCAAGAACATTCCCGATGTGCAGACCTTGCCGCAAACCTTCCGCAAGGCGGGCTATTTCGTGGCTCGTGTGGGCAAAATCTACCACTATGGCGTGCCGGGACAGATCGGCACTGACGGTTTGGATGATCCCCCCAGTTGGGAAAAGGTGATCAATCCCCGCGGACGAGACAAGGATGATGAGGACAACAACCTCATATTCACTCTCAATCCCAAGCTCAAAGGTTCTGCCCGTTATGGAGGCATCCTGAGTTGGCATGCTTCGGATGGCTCCGATGAAGAGCAAACCGACGGCAAAATCGCTACGGAAATCATCCGCCTGCTGGAGGCGAACAAGGACCGCCCCTTCTTCCTCGCCTGCGGTTTTTTCCGGCCCCACACACCCTATGTTGCGCCGAAAAAGTACTTCACTCTCTTTCCGCCCGACAAATTTACCCTGCCTGTCATTCCCCCTGACCTGCGGATGGTGCACCCCGCCCCGGCTTTTGCCAGTGCTCAAAAAATCCAAGACGCGATGACCGATGCCCAGCGCCGGGAAGCCTTGCAAGCCTACTTCGCCGCTACGACTTTCATGGACGCTCAAGCCGGACGAGTTTTGGAGGCTCTGGAGCGCCTTCAGCTCCACAAGAAAACCATTGTGGTCTTCCTGAGCGACCACGGTTACCACTTGGGAGAACACGGCTTATGGCAGAAAATGAGCCTCTTTGAAAACTCGGCGCGGGTTCCCCTGATCATCTATGACCCGCGAGCTAAAGGGAACGGCCAAGCCTGCCCCCGAACGGTGGAGTTGACGGACCTCCACGCCACTCTGGCGGACCTGGCGGGCCTGCCTGCTCCGAAAACCGACGGGCGCAGTCTCCGCCCTCTCCTCGATAACCCCGCGGCTGCCTGGGATCGCCCCGCTCTGACTCAAGTTACCCGCGGGACAAAGGACCAGCAATTCTTCGGCTACTCCATCCGTACCGAACGCTATCGCTATACCGAGTGGGACCGCGGCCAACGGGGTATGCAACTCCTCGACTACGAAAAAGACCCAGCGGAAAGCAAAAACTTCGCTAAGGACCCCGCCTACGCTGACATCCTCCGGCAAATGCAACAACTCCTCCGCCAGCAGCAGGAGGCTTCGCGCTAGCTCATTCCTCCCGCTCCCCCCTTGGCCGGACTTGCCCAGTATCTTCCCTCTCACCCGGCGGCTGCCCGCCTTCTAGGATGGTGGGAGACTGCCGTGTTCCTATGTTCGTTTTGTCAGGGTTACTCTCATGTATTCCCGGCGCATCCACCACCTCATGCTGCTTGTTCTGTCCTGCACTTGGGCGTGGGCGGCGGTTTCCTACGCTCAGACTCCAAACGCCGAACGCGAGTTGCGTTTCGGGACCGATCCGACCGGCGGCGCTCCCTACATCTTCAAGGTGGATCCGAATGGTCCCTACATTGGCTTCGAGGTCGAATTGGCCGCATATATGGCCCAAAAGCTAGGACGGCTCCCCGTCGCTGTGGAGGGGGAATGGAGTACCCTGCCGGAACTATTGGACAAGCCCCGCGGAGGAGAAAAAGGGATCGATATCGTATTGAACGGCTACGAATTGCGGGAGGACCTTCAGCAGCAGTATGCCGCCACCGTGCCTTACTACGTCTATCGCCTGGCCTTGGTGGTCCATGCTCAGGATGATTCCATCCAGCAGTGGTCGGACCTGCGGGCCGGGAAGCGGATCGGTGTGCTGGAGGGGTCCGTTGCCTTTGACTACTGCCAGCAGCGGTATCCGGGGCAGGTCCTACCCAACAAGGACGTGGCGGTGATGTTCGAGGAAGTCAAACGGCGAGGACGAGTCGATGCGACAGTCCAGGACAATCCCGCCGCTATCTGGTTCGTTCACTTTGATCCGACCTATCGCGGCCAATTCAAAATGATCGAACCGGCCCGCCAGCCCAGTTACTATGTCATCTATCTACGCAAGGAAGATCGCCAACTCAAGGAGCGGTTGGACGAGGCCATCCGCGAGGGTTTCCGGGATGGCACCTTTCGCCGCATCTACAGCAAATATGGCCTGTGGAATGCGGATCAAGAATGGCTAGCTAAGGAACTGACCGGCCAGTTTCCCGCCGATGACGATACTCCCGTCGAAGCTCTGGGAAGTAGCAGCGGCGGCTCTCTTTGGCCCCTGATCCCCAAACTGCTTCAAGCCGCCGGTATGACTGTCTTCCTCTCCGTCGCCTCCTTTCCCCTCGCCATGATCCTGGGATTGCTCATCGCTTTGGGCCGGGTCTACGGTCCCCACTGGCTCGCGGCCCCCCTAACTGTTTACGTCGAAGTCATTCGGGGAACCCCCTTGCTCCTTCAGCTTTACTTCCTCTTCTTCATGTTCCCCAAAATCCACCCCCTCTTTGCCTTGGACCCCATCTACACGGGCATTCTCGGCTTGGCTCTCAACTATGCGGCCTATGAGGCCGAAAACTATCGAGCGGGTCTGCTGGCCATTCCCAAAGGCCAGATGGAAGCCGCTCTGGCTTTAGGGATGACTCCGCTGACCGCAATTCGGACTGTCGTTGTCCCCCAGGCTTTACGCCTCGTGATCCCGCCTGTAACGAACGACTTCATCGCTTTGTTCAAGGATACCTCGGTCTGTTCGGTGATCCTCATCACAGAACTGACACGCCGTTATAATGAGCTGTACAATTTCAATCGCGACTTGGTCGTGGAATTGGCTATCGTAACGGCGGGTTTATACCTGATGATGAGCTACCCCTTGGCTCTGCTGGCTCGGAGGCTGGAAAAACGTTGGGGAACGGCCCACACTACCCGTTAGGACGCCAGCGATCCGTTTTGGAACCCCTGCGAGGGGATCGCGAGGCCCCCTTGGCTACGGCAGCTTTGAGAATGCGTGCCATATGGAGAAGCACTGTAGAGCCAAGCTCTTGGTATTTCCAAGGAATGGCACACCGCATGATCTCCACCCCCTGAGGCCCATCCATCGGCTCTATCCGTGTGTACAGGTATTCCCATGAGCATCATTCAGGTTCAGCAACTGGTCAAGTATCACGGCAAGCAGCGCATTCTCGATGGTATCAGCGTCACGTTTACGAAGGGGGAAGTGGCGGGAATTGTCGGCCCCTCCGGAAGCGGGAAGAGCACTCTGCTGCGGTGCATCAACGGTCTGGAAGTCTTTCAGGAAGGGGAAGTCTGTGTTCAGTCGACCTGGAAGTTGTGCGGT
This portion of the Thermogemmata fonticola genome encodes:
- a CDS encoding sulfatase, whose amino-acid sequence is MRRSCLLWLMASGLLLGGGGIATAADEKMNVLLIVSDDLTNNALGCYGSRLGRTPHIDRLASRGVRFDRAYCQFPLCNPSRASFMTGLRPDHTRVHDNAVHFRKNIPDVQTLPQTFRKAGYFVARVGKIYHYGVPGQIGTDGLDDPPSWEKVINPRGRDKDDEDNNLIFTLNPKLKGSARYGGILSWHASDGSDEEQTDGKIATEIIRLLEANKDRPFFLACGFFRPHTPYVAPKKYFTLFPPDKFTLPVIPPDLRMVHPAPAFASAQKIQDAMTDAQRREALQAYFAATTFMDAQAGRVLEALERLQLHKKTIVVFLSDHGYHLGEHGLWQKMSLFENSARVPLIIYDPRAKGNGQACPRTVELTDLHATLADLAGLPAPKTDGRSLRPLLDNPAAAWDRPALTQVTRGTKDQQFFGYSIRTERYRYTEWDRGQRGMQLLDYEKDPAESKNFAKDPAYADILRQMQQLLRQQQEASR
- a CDS encoding ABC transporter substrate-binding protein/permease (The N-terminal region of this protein, as described by TIGR01726, is a three transmembrane segment that identifies a subfamily of ABC transporter permease subunits, which specificities that include histidine, arginine, glutamine, glutamate, L-cystine (sic), the opines (in Agrobacterium) octopine and nopaline, etc.), which produces MYSRRIHHLMLLVLSCTWAWAAVSYAQTPNAERELRFGTDPTGGAPYIFKVDPNGPYIGFEVELAAYMAQKLGRLPVAVEGEWSTLPELLDKPRGGEKGIDIVLNGYELREDLQQQYAATVPYYVYRLALVVHAQDDSIQQWSDLRAGKRIGVLEGSVAFDYCQQRYPGQVLPNKDVAVMFEEVKRRGRVDATVQDNPAAIWFVHFDPTYRGQFKMIEPARQPSYYVIYLRKEDRQLKERLDEAIREGFRDGTFRRIYSKYGLWNADQEWLAKELTGQFPADDDTPVEALGSSSGGSLWPLIPKLLQAAGMTVFLSVASFPLAMILGLLIALGRVYGPHWLAAPLTVYVEVIRGTPLLLQLYFLFFMFPKIHPLFALDPIYTGILGLALNYAAYEAENYRAGLLAIPKGQMEAALALGMTPLTAIRTVVVPQALRLVIPPVTNDFIALFKDTSVCSVILITELTRRYNELYNFNRDLVVELAIVTAGLYLMMSYPLALLARRLEKRWGTAHTTR